A single Osmerus mordax isolate fOsmMor3 chromosome 7, fOsmMor3.pri, whole genome shotgun sequence DNA region contains:
- the itpr3 gene encoding inositol 1,4,5-trisphosphate receptor type 3 isoform X1: MSDSMSSFLHIGDIVSLYAEGSVNGFISTLGLVDDRCVVEPAAGDLDNPPKKFRDCLFKVCPMNRYSAQKQFWKAKQAKHEKDKIADVVLLQKLQHASNLEQKQNETENKKVHGDVVKYGMVMQLLHMKSNKYLTVNKRLPALLEKNAMRVTLDGTGNEGSWVFIQPFWKLRANGDNVVVGDKVVLNPVNAGQPLHASSYELSDHPGCKEVNSVNGNTSWKINLFMMFSDHKDELLKGGDVVRLFHAEQEKFLTCDEYKTKLHVFLRTTLRQSATSATSSNALWEIEVVHHDPCRGGAGHWNSLYRFKHLATGHYLAAEENPGYKGDAPEIPATIDSSRSNKRSLGERIKYKLVAVPHGSDIASLFELDPTTLQKTDSSVPRNSYVRLRHLCTNTWIQSTNVPIDIDEERPIRLMLGTCPTKEDKEAFAIVSVPVMEIRDLDFANDASFMLGTVVERFNEGFISPNDRRFAIKLLEDLVFFVVDQTSSGQPVLEVVMTKANRERQKLMREQNILKQVFGIIKAPFKDKGGEGPLLRLEELSDQKNAPYQYMFRLCYRVLRHSQEDYRKNQEHIAKQFGVMQSQIGYDILAEDTITALLHNNRKLLEKHITKTEVETFVSLVRKNREPRFLDYLSDLCVSNNVAIPVTQELICKCVLDPRNQDILIKTERRVPKDLPHGGGEYLALDEFSEDDEVWLVWTDKTNERQEKSIRQLAQEARQGNAHDENVLTYYRYQLKLYARMCLDRQYLAIDEISKQLDVELIFLCMMDETLPFDIRASFCRLMLHAHVDRDPQELVTPVKFARLWAEIPTSITIKDYDSNMDDSRDNKKNKFANTMVFMEEYLNNVLNDELPFHDQEKNKLTFEVVSLARHLIYFGFYSFFELLRLTRTLLGIIDCVPNPGLTGGALFPDEAGVKNMKRSIHGMGQIMSTMVLSRKQSMFGVGQPLAGLEGGVRTKDSIDKMDVTVMDTKLKILEILQFILNVRLDYRLSFLLSVFKKEFVDVYPMSDADATTAMEQAASINLQQIGEQAEAMFGVGKGNSILEVDDEGGRMFLRVLIHLTMHDYPPLVSGALQLLFKHFSQRQEVLHTFKQVQLLISAQDVDSYKLIKSNLDLLRTMVEKSELWVEKKNSTGDGKKDKAETASEDSTPKKDKSNENYQKVKEILERLNKMCSSGVWKKQQRLLKNMGAHKVMLDLLQVSYDKNDSKMLEIIKYTHLFLQKFCKGNQENQALLHKNLHLFLNPGLLEAETVQQIFENNYQLCTEISEVVLQHFIHCLATHGRHVQYLNFLHTIIKAEGKYVKKCQDMIMTELTNAGEDVVVFYNDKASFATMLDLMAEAREGVGENSPLRYHISLVELLAACAEGKNVYTEIKCTSLLPLEDVVRVVTHEDCITEVKVAYVNFVNHCYVDTEVEMKEIYTSNHIWNLFEDFTVDMAQVCNKREKRLTDPILEKYIINVVFDTINAFFSSPFSENSTSLQTHHTIVTQLLQSSMRLLDCPWLQQQHRGLVEACIRTLHMTAKSRSISRPLDLEAQISSMLSLSALNSMSRSNPNYKSSSRSSRPAAANNPWDYKNIIEKLQVRGGGHILSITVGCIQWLRQKLYFGRASAKDIINTLEERLKPLVDAELSVLVDVLHQPELLFLEGTDARQRCESGGFISKLIQHTKALMSSEEKLCIKVLRTLQEMLIRTLDFDEKGIALRRVLLQNYLFPNKKNSPKTDLAELGAVGWEQERDWAAVAAVQCRLDREGGTKLFTDLVMSTKNDKIFQESIQLAICLLEGGNTEIQNSFYKLMMGDNKSEKFFKVLNERMKEAQQDIKATVSVNVGEMSNKANEGGAETGGLPILSAGPSIAPVVVSALASPEQREPETEMGPAVLIMKPILRFLQLLCENHNQDLQNFLRCQNNKNNYNLVCETLQFLDIMCGSTTGGLGLLGLYINEGNVDLITQTLETLTEYCQGPCQENQTCIVTHESNGIDIITALILNDISPLCRYQMEMVLQLKDNASKLLLALMESRHDSENAERILVNLRPRELVEVIKKAYQQESECEGGKVSPREVGHNIYILGLQLARHNKNLLNLLKPPKRTKEEGEDGISSMLNLNNRPLSQMLKSTAPAESEEQDPLEFYDQHTSQIEIVRDDRSMEQIVFPVHPICEFLTEESKFRVFNTTEQDEQGSKVTHFFQQASFLHNEMEWQKKLRSMPVLYWFSRRMTLWGSISFNLAVFINLIIAFFYPYDSGQGAIDDSMLSMLFWGFAGLSIMGLFSQRYGLRPLSVALIIRSIYYFGIGPTLIVLGTLNLINKIVFVVSFVGNNGTFIMGYRAMVMDVEFLYHLAYVLTSTLGLCVHELFYSILLFDLIYREETLFNVIKSVTRNGRSILLTALLALILVYLFSIVGFLCLKNDFIMEVDPLLQLAADPGQSEASKDFLSSCTADGVSCTSEEGAEEEPSSERACDTLLMCIVTVLNHGLRNGGGVGDVLRKPSKNEPLFAARVIYDLLFYFIVIIIVLNLIFGVIIDTFADLRSEKQKKEEILKTTCFICGLERDKFDNKTVSFEEHIKLEHNIWNYLYFIVLVREKNKTDYTGPESYVALMIKSKNLDWFPRMQAMSLVVTDQDGEQNEMRNLQDRLTSTMRVVLQLTGQLTELKEQMTEQRKRRQRMGFADVQSAGGANMTPSAAGGNHQMYKP; the protein is encoded by the exons ATGTCAGATTCTATGTCCAGCTTTCTGCACATCGGGGATATAGTTTCCCTCTATGCGGAGGGCTCTGTCAACGGCTTCATCAGTACTCTGGG GTTGGTGGACGACCGATGTGTGGTGgagcctgctgctggggacCTGGACAACCCCCCCAAGAAGttcagag atTGTCTGTTCAAGGTGTGCCCTATGAACCGCTACTCTGCCCAGAAGCAGTTCTGGAAGGCCAAGCAGGCCAAACATGAGAAGGACAAGATAGCTGATGTGGTGTTGCTACAGAAACTACAG catgcaTCTAACCTGGAGCAGAAGCAGAACGAGACTGAGAATAAGAAGGTCCATGGAGACGTTGTCAAGTACGGCATGGTCATGCAG TTGCTGCACATGAAGAGTAACAAGTACCTGACGGTGAACAAGCGTCTGCCGGCGCTGCTGGAGAAGAACGCCATGCGGGTCACGCTGGACGGCACGGGGAACGAGGGCTCCTGGGTCTTCATCCAGCCCTTCTGGAAGCTCCGCGCCAACGGCGACaat gtggtggtgggggacaagGTGGTGCTGAACCCTGTGAACGCAGGCCAGCCTCTCCACGCCAGCAGCTACGAGCTGTCAGACCACCCTGGCTgcaaggag gtCAACTCTGTAAATGGAAACACCAGTTGGAAGATCAACCTGTTCATGATGTTCAGTGACCACAAAGATGAACTTCTAAAGGGA gggGACGTGGTGAGGCTGTTCCATGCAGAGCAGGAGAAGTTCCTGACGTGTGACGAGTATAAGACCAAGCTGCATGTGTTCCTGCGCACCACTCTGCGCCAGTCTGCCACCTCCGCCACCAGCTCCAACGCTCTCTGGGAGATCGAG GTTGTTCATCATGACCCCTGTCGAGGAGGGGCGGGACATTGGAATAGTCTGTACCGTTTCAAACACCTGGCCACCGGACATTACCTAGCTGCTGAG GAGAACCCAGGCTATAAAGGAGACGCCCCTGAGATCCCTGCAACT ATTGACAGTAGCCGTAGCAACAAGCGCAGTCTGGGGGAGAGGATCAAGTACAAGTTGGTTGCCGTGCCTCACGGCAGCGACATTGCCTCTCTGTTTGAGCTGGACCCCACCACCCTGCAGAAGACCGACTCCTCCGTACCCCG taactCGTACGTGCGTCTAAGACACCTGTGCACCAACACCTGGATCCAGAGCACTAACGTTCCAATCGACATAGATGAAGAGAGGCCCATACGACTCATG ctggGCACCTGCCCCACCAAAGAGGACAAGGAGGCGTTTGCCATCGTGTCTGTGCCCGTCATGGAGATCAGAGACCTGGACTTTGCCAACGACGCCAGCTTCATGCTGGGCACCGTGGTCGAACGCTTCAACGAGGGCTTCATCAGCCCGAACGACCGCCG GTTTGCCATCAAGCTGCTGGAAGACCTGGTGTTCTTCGTGGTGGACCAGACCAGCAGTGGGCAGCCAGTCCTAGAGGTGGTGATGACCAAGgccaacagagagagacagaaactcaTGAGGGAACAGAACATCCTCAAACAG GTGTTTGGAATCATCAAGGCTCCGTTCAAGGATAAAGGGGGGGAGGGCCCTCTGCTGCGATTGGAGGAGCTGAGTGACCAGAAGAACGCCCCCTACCAGTACATGTTCCGTCTGTGCTACCGTGTCCTGCGACACTCCCAGGAGGACTACCGCAAAAACCAG gagcACATAGCCAAGCAGTTTGGGGTGATGCAGAGTCAGATTGGATATGACATCCTGGCTGAGGACACCATCACCGCTCTCCTGCACAACAACCGCAAGCTTCTGGAGAAGCACATCACCAAGACTGAGGTGGAGACCTTCGTCAGCCTGGTCCGCAAGAACAGGGAGCCCAg GTTCCTGGACTACCTGTCAGACCTGTGCGTGTCCAACAACGTGGCCATCCCAGTCACTCAGGAGCtgatctgtaagtgtgtgttggaCCCCCGGAACCAGGACATCCTCATTAAGACTGA gcggCGTGTCCCTAAGGACCTGCCTCATGGTGGAGGAGAGTACCTGGCGCTGGATGAGTTCTCGGAGGACGACGAGGTGTGGCTGGTGTGGACAGACAAGACCAACGAGCGTCAGGAGAAGAGCATCAGGCAGTTGGCTCAGGAGGCGCGCCAGGGCAACGCCCACGATGAGAATGTCCTCACCTACTACAG atacCAGTTGAAGCTCTATGCCAGGATGTGTCTGGACCGCCAGTACCTGGCCATCGATGAGATCTCCAAGCAGCTGGACGTGGAGCTCATCTTCCTGTGCATGATGGACGAGACGCTGCCATTTGACATCCGCGCCTCCTTCTGCCGCCTCATGCTGCACGCGCACGTGGACCGCGACCCCCAGGAGCTCGTCACCCCGGTCAAGTTCGCCCGCCTCTGGGCCGagatccccacctccatcaccatcaaAGA tTATGACTCGAACATGGACGACTCTCGGGACAACAAGAAGAACAAGTTTGCCAACACCATGGTCTTCATGGAGGAGTACCTCAACAACGTCCTCAACGACGAGCTGCCCTTCCACGACCAGGAGAAGAACAAGCTCACCTTCGag GTGGTGAGTCTGGCCAGACACCTCATCTATTTTGGCTTCTACAGCTTCTTTGAGTTGTTGCGCCTCACCAGGACCCTGCTGGGCATCATCGACTGTGTCCCCAACCCTGGACTCACCGGAGGAGCCCTGTTCCCGGACGAGGCTGGAG TGAAGAACATGAAGCGCTCCATCCATGGCATGGGTCAGATCATGTCCACCATGGTCTTAAGCAGGAAGCAGTCCATGTTTGGAGTGGGCCAACCCCTTGcgggtctggaggggggggtgcgcACCAAGGACAGCATCGACAAGATGGATGTCACCGTCATGGACACCAAGCTAAAGATTCTCGAGATCCTGCAG tTCATCTTGAACGTGAGACTGGACTACcgcctctccttcctgctctccgtCTTCAAGAAGGAGTTTGTGGACGTCTACCCCATGTCCGATGCAGACGCCACCACTGCCATGGAGCAAGCAG CCTCCATCAACCTCCAGCAGATCGGGGAGCAAGCGGAGGCCATGTTTGGAGTAGG GAAGGGCAACAGCATCCTGGAGGTGGACGACGAGGGCGGCAGGATGTTCCTGAGGGTGTTGATCCACCTGACCATGCACGACTACCCTCCCCTGGTGTCTGGAGCCCTGCAGCTGCTcttcaaacacttcagccagagGCAGGAGGTCCTACACACCTTCAAACAG GTGCAGCTGCTGATCTCGGCCCAGGACGTGGACAGCTACAAGCTGATCAAGAGCAACCTGGACCTCCTGAGGACCATGGTGGAGAAGTCTGAGCTgtgggtggagaagaagaacagCACGGGGGACGGCAAGAAGGACAAGGCAGAG acGGCGTCAGAGGACTCGACCCCCAAGAAGGATAAGAGTAACGAGAACTACCAGAAGGTCAAAGAG ATCCTGGAACGCCTCAATAAGATGTGTAGTTCTGGGGTGTGGAAGAAGCAGCAGAGGCTGCTGAAGAACATGGGGGCTCACAAGGTCATGCTGGACCTGCTGCAGGTCTCCTACGATAAG AACGACAGCAAGATGCTGGAGATCATCAAGTACACCCACCTGTTCCTGCAGAAGTTCTGCAAGGGGAACCAGGAGAACCAGGCGCTGCTCCACAAgaacctccatctcttcctcaacCCAGGG CTCCTAGAGGCGGAGACGGTCCAGCAGATCTTCGAGAACAACTACCAGCTGTGTACGGAGATCAGCGAGGTGGTGCTGCAGCACTTCATCCACTGCCTGGCCACGCACGGACGCCACGTGCAGTACCTCAACTTCCTGCACACCATCATCAAGGCCGAGGGCAAGTACGTCAAGAAGTGTCAGGACATGATCATGACTGAG TTAACCAACGCAGGGGAGGACGTGGTGGTGTTCTACAATGACAAGGCGTCATTTGCCACCATGTTGGATCTGATGGCCGAGGCCAGGGAGGGCGTGGGGGAGAACAGCCCTCTGAGGTACCACATCTCCCTGGTGGAGCTGCTGGCAGCCTGCGCCGAGGGCAAGAACGTCTACACGGAGATCAAGTGCACCTCTCTGCTGCCCCTAGAGGACGTGGTCAGGGTGGTCACACACGAGGACTGCATCACAGAG GTGAAGGTGGCTTATGTGAACTTTGTGAACCACTGCTATGTCGACACTGAGGTGGAGATGAAGGAGATCTACACCAGCAACCATATCTGGAATCTTTTTGAGGACTTCACTGTGGACATGGCCCAG gtgTGTAACAAGCGCGAGAAGCGTCTGACGGACCCCATCCTGGAGAAGTACATCATCAACGTGGTCTTCGACACCATCAATGCCTTCTTCAGCTCGCCCTTCTCTGAGAACAGCACCTCGCTCCAG aCCCACCACACCATCGTCACCCAGCTGCTCCAGTCCAGCATGCGCCTGCTGGACTGCCCttggctgcagcagcagcaccgCGGACTGGTGGAGGCCTGCATACGCACCCTGCACATGACAG ctaagAGCCGTTCCATCTCTCGGCCCCTGGACCTGGAGGCCCAGATCAGCAGCATGTTGAGCCTCAGTGCTCTGAACTCCATGTCCCGCTCCAACCCCAACTACAAGAgctcctcccgctcctcccGCCCTGCCGCGGCCAACAACCCCTGGGACTACAAGAACATCATCGAAAAACTacaggtgcggggggggggtcacatctTGTCCATTACTGTTGGTTGTATACAGTGGCTTAGGCAGAAATTGTATTTTGGGCGGGCCAGTGCAAAA GACATCATCAACACCCTGGAGGAGCGTCTGAAGCCGCTGGTGGATGCAGAGCTGTCGGTGCTGGTGGACGTGCTGCACCAACCAGAGCTGCTGTTCCTGGAGGGGACAGACGCCCGGCAGCGCTGCGAATCAGGAGGCTTCATCTCCAa gTTGATCCAGCACACCAAGGCTCTGATGAGCTCAGAGGAGAAGCTGTGTATCAAGGTCCTCAGGACTCTTCAGGAGATGCTGATCAGAACCCTGGACTTTGATGAGAAG GGTATAGCACTGAGGAGAGTGTTGCTTCAGAACTATCTGTTCCCCAACAAGAAGAACAGCCCCAAGACTGACCTGGCAGAGCTAGGGGCTGTAG gatgggagcaggagagggactgGGCTGCAGTAGCTGCTGTGCAGTGTCGTctggacagagaaggagggaccAAGCTGTTCACTGACCTGGTGATGAGCACCAAGAACGACAAGATCTTCCAGGAGAGCATCCAGCTAGCCATCTGTCTCCTGGAGGGAGGCAACACTGAAATACag AACTCCTTCTACAAGCTGATGATGGGCGACAACAAGTCCGAGAAGTTCTTCAAGGTTCTAAACGAGCGCATGAAGGAGGCCCAGCAGGACATCAAGGCCACCGTGTCGGTCAACGTGGGAGAGATGAGCAACAAGGCCAACGAGGGGGGCGCTGAGACAG GGGGCTTACCTATCCTGAGCGCCGGCCCCTCCATCGCCCCAGTGGTGGTCTCCGCCCTAGCGTCCCCGGAGCAGAGGGAGCCCGAGACAGAGATGGGCCCGGCTGTCTTGATCATGAAGCCCATCCTCCGCTTCCTACAGCTGCTCTGTGAGAATCACAACCAGGACCTGCAg aACTTCCTGCGCTGCCAGAACAACAAGAACAACTACAACCTGGTGTGTGAGACGCTGCAGTTCCTGGATATCATGTGTGGCAGCACCACGGGGGGGCTGGGCCTGCTGGGGCTCTACATCAACGAGGGCAACGTGGACCTCATCACCCAGACCCTGGAGACGCTCACAGAGTACTGCCAGGGGCCCTGTCAGGAGAACCAG ACTTGCATTGTGACCCACGAGTCCAATGGTATTGACATCATCACTGCTCTGATCCTGAATGACATCAGCCCTCTGTGTCGGTACCAGATGGAGATGGTGCTGCAGCTCAAG GACAACGCCTCCAAGCTGCTGTTGGCTTTGATGGAGAGTCGCCACGACAGCGAGAATGCAGAGAGGATCCTGGTTAATCTCCGACCCCGGGAGCTG gtggaggtgatTAAGAAGGCGTACCAGCAGGAGAGCGAGTGTGAGGGCGGCAAGGTCTCTCCTCGGGAGGTGGGACACAACATCTACATCCTGGGTCTTCAG CTTGCCAGACACAACAAGAATCTACTGAACTTGCTGAAGCCTCCTAAGAGAAccaaggaagagggagaagatggGATCTCCTCTATG CTCAACCTGAACAACCGCCCGCTGTCTCAGATGCTGAAGTCGACGGCTCCGGCCGAGAGCGAGGAGCAGGACCCTCTGGAGTTCTACGACCAGCACACGTCTCAGATCGAG ATTGTGCGTGACGACCGCAGCATGGAGCAGATCGTGTTCCCGGTTCATCCCATCTGCGAGTTCCTGACGGAGGAGTCCAAGTTCCGGGTGTTCAACACCACGGAGCAGGACGAGCAGGGCAGCAAGGTCACACACTTCTTCCAGCAGGCCTCCTTCCTGCACAACGAGATGGAGTGGCAGAAGAAGCTTCGCA gcatGCCGGTGCTGTACTGGTTCTCCAGGAGGATGACTCTGTGGGGCTCCATCTCCTTCAACCTGGCCGTCTTCATCAACCTCATCATCGCCTTCTTCTACCCCTACGACTCTGGGCAAG gagCGATAGATGACTCCATGCTGTCCATGCTGTTCTGGGGCTTTGCTGGTCTATCCATCATGGGTCTGTTCTCGCAGCGCTACGGCCTGCGGCCCCTCTCCGTGGCCCTGATCATCAGGTCCATCTACTACTTCGGCATCGGCCCCACCCTCATCGTACTGGGCACGCTCAAT CTCATCAATAAAATAGTGTTTGTGGTGAGCTTTGTTGGCAACAACGGCACGTTTATTATGGGATACCGCGCTATGGTAATGGACGTGGAGTTCCTGTATCACCTGGCCTACGTCCTGACCAGCACTCTGGGACTGTGTGTCCATGAGCTCTTCTACAGCATCCtg ttgttTGACCTGATCTACCGGGAGGAGACTCTGTTCAACGTGATAAAGAGCGTGACCCGAAACGGGCGCTCTATCCTACTGACGGCCCTGCTGGCCCTCATCCTGGTCTACCTCTTCTCCATCGTGGGCTTCCTCTGCCTCAAGAACGACTTCATCATGGAGGTCGACCCCCTCCTGCAGCTGGCAGCAG ATCCTGGCCAATCAGAGGCGTCCAAGGACTTCCTGTCGTCCTGCACGGCAGACGGAGTCAGTTGCACCTCGGAGGAAGGAGctgaag AAGAGCCCAGTTCAGAGCGAGCGTGCGACACTCTGCTGATGTGCATCGTTACCGTGCTGAACCACGGCCTCCGCaacgggggaggggtgggggacgtCCTGCGGAAGCCGTCCAAGAAC GAGCCTTTGTTTGCTGCCCGTGTGATCTACGACCTGCTGTTCTATTTCATTGTCATCATCATTGTCCTCAACCTCATTTTTGGTGTCATTATTGATACTTTTGCGGATCTGAGGAGTGAGAAACAGAAGAAGGAAGAGATCCTCAAAACCACCTGCTTCATCTGTG